CCGGCATCGGACTGCTCGGGTCGGTCGCGCTCGGGCGGTCCCCCGTGGGGCTGCTGCTGCCCGCGGTCGTCGCGCTCGCGATGCAGCTGGCCCAGATGATGCCGCTGCCCGTCGCCGTACGCCTCTCCCTGCCCGGCTCCGCCTTCCTCTCCTGGAACGGTCTGTTCACCAGCCCGGCCCAGCTCGCGCCGCTGCTCACCGGCATCGCCGTCAGCCTGGTGTGGGCGGTGACCGCGACGGCGCTGGCGTATCTGCTGTTCCTGCGGCGCGACTTCACCAACCCGACCGACGACGGCTCGGCGCGCCGCGCGGTCGTGGCCGGTGCGCTGCCGCTCGTGGGGCTGATCGCCGTGACCACCGTGGTCGTCACGGCGACGACCACGGCCACGGGCTCGGGGATCACCCAGGACAAGGTGCAGCGCTCGCTGGCCACCGCGTTCGCCCACCTCTACCGGATGCAGACCGCGCAGCTGAACCGCCCCGCCGTCACCGAGGCGCGTCTGCAGGCCACGGCGGCGTGCGACAAGGGCAGCGACCGGGTCGCCGCCGAAGGACCGGGCAACGACTGGCGGTGCGTCGTCTCCTGGCATCTCCCTGGCGTCGAGGCCGCCGGATCGGCGGTCTACCAGCTCGACGTCACCCCAGACGGTCGTTTCGTGGCCGACGGCGACGGACCGAAGGAAGTCAACGGCTACTTCCTGGTCCGCACCCCGACCGGGGACGCACCGAACCCCCTGTGGCAGTTCGACGGCGACGTCGAGCTCCTCTCCCCCTCGAAGGGATAACGCAATGCAGGTAACACGCCGCCGTCGGCGTGCCGGGAACGGCAGTTCCGGCGTTCCCGGCAGACGGATCGGGCGCCGGACCATGGTCACGGCGGGCATCACCGCCGTGGCCGTGGCCGCCGCCGGGACCGCCTTCGCGCAGACGCACCAGTTCGGCACCCAGCGCGTCGGCCAGATCACCGGTCAGGGCCAGGTCCTCCCCAGCGACCAGTACATCGCCCCGTACGGCGACCGTCTCGTCGTGAACGACGGCAAGATCATGTCGTCGTCGGTCAGCCCGGACGGCACCCACCTCGCGGCCTCGGTCACCGACGGCGGGAGCGCCCTGGCGATCGTGGACCTGAAGAGCTGGAAGGTGCAGCAACTCGTCGGCAGCTCCGCGTCGTCGACCCCGCGCATCAGCGGTGACGACGTGGGTCAGGAAGGCCCCACCTACTCCCCCGACGGCAAGCAGCTGTGGCTGGGCCAGACCGACGGCTACACCAGGTTCACCGTGCAACCGGACGGCAGCGTCGCCAGTCCGACGTTCATCGGGATCCCGGCGGACGGGGCCAAGCACGCACTGGTCGGCGAGGCGGTGTTCTCCCGCGACGGCTCCACCGTCTACTCGGCGGTCAACGGGCAGAACCGGGTCGTCGCCCTCGACGCGGCGACCGGGGCGATCGAGCGCAGCTGGGCCGTGGGCAACGCGCCGCGCGACATGGTCGAGGTCGGCGACCGGCTGTACGTCAGCAACGAGGGCGGCCGCCCGGCGAGGCCCGGCGACACGACCGCCAACTCGTACGGCACGCAGGTGCCGGCCAGCCCGGTGACCGCCGCCACCACCACCGGCACGGTCAGCGTCATCGACCTGGCGAAGCCGGATGCCCCTGTCGGCAGCATCCCCGTCGGTCTGCACCCGACCGCGCTGTACGCCAGGAAGGGCGCGCTGTTCGTCACCGACACGGCCGGCAACGACGTGTCGGTCATCGACACGGCACGCGACAAGGTCGTGCAGACCATCGCCACCCAGCCGTGGCCCCAGGCGTCGGTCGGCTACGAGCCCGACGCGGTGACCCTCACCGACGACGGCCACCTGCTGGTGACGCTGGGCCGCGCGAATGCGGTCGCCGTCTACCGGTACACCACCCCGCAGGAGCCCGTCAGTTATGTCGGGCTGCTCCCGACGGACTACTTCCCCGCGGAGATCACCACCGTCGGCAAGCAGGTCGTCGTCTCCAACACCCGTGGCGTCGACGCCCGCCGCCCCACCGACAGCGCCGGGCACGGCACGCATGACACGACGTCGAGCGTGCAGCACTTCACGCTGCCGGACGACAGCGTCATCCGCTCCGAGACGGCCAAGGTCTTCCGGCAGAACGGCTGGACCGCGGGCTCGGTCGCGCGGAGCCGGGGCAGGAGCACCGCGAAGCCGGTGCCGGTCCCGCTGCGGCTCGGCGACCCCTCGACGATCAAGCACGTGTTCCTGCTCGTCAAGGAGAACCGGACCTACGACCAGGTCCTCGGCGACATGCCGCAGGGCAACGGCGACCCGGCGCTGACGGAGTTCGGCGAGAACGTGACGCCCAACCAGCACGCGCTGGCCCGGCAGTTCGGGCTGTACGACAACACGTACGACATCGGCACGAACTCCGCCGAGGGCCACAACTGGCTGATGCAGGCCGACGACCCGGAGTACACCGAGTCCTCGGCCGGTGAGTACGCCCGCAGTTACGACACCGAGGACGACGCGCTCGGCCACCAGCGCAGCGGGTTCCTGTGGACCGGCGCGCAGGCGGCCGGGAAGTCCGTGCGGGACTTCGGCGAGTTCCAGCAGTTCCTGACCAAGCCGGCGGACGCCAGCTGGCAGAACCTGTACTGCGACGCCAAGGCCATGGACGCGACCGGGCGGGGCACCGCCTACGCCCTGGACTCGTCCTCGCCGATCCCGTCGCTCAACAGCGTGTCCGTGCACGGCTTCCCGAAGTTCGACACCAGCGTCCCGGACCTCTACCGGTACGAGATCTGGAAGCAGGACTTCGAGAAGCACGGCCCGGCGGACCTGAACATGTTCTGGCTCTCCAGCGACCACACCGGTGGTCCGGCGAGCGCCGCCGCCCAGGTCGCGGACAACGACCTCGCGACCGGCAGGATCGTCGACGAGATCTCGCACAGCACGTACTGGAAGGACTCGGCGATCTTCGTCGTCGAGGACGACTCCCAGGCCGGTCTCGACCACGTCGACGGTCACCGGGCCCCGATCCAGATCATCAGCCCCTGGGCCCGGCACGGTACCGTCGACAGCCACTACTACTCGCAGATCACGGTGATCCGCACCATCGAGCAGATCCTCGGGATCCAGCCGATGAACCAGAAGGACAGCGCGGCCACCCCGATGCGGGGGGCGTTCACCCGGCACGCGGACTACACGCCGTTCAGGGCGCTGCCCAACCGGACGTCGCTCACGGACGGCCTGAAGACCCCGCCGTCCTGCGGCGCGGACACCCCGGCTCCACAGGATCCCGGGGCGGCGCCCGTACCGGCGGCGAAGGTGCCGGCCGGCGAGCGGTCGCTGGCGGCGCAGTGGGACACCTGGAAGTCCAAGCAGCGGCTGACCGGCCCGAACGCCGTGCCCGACTTCGCCAACCCCGCGCAGATGAACCACTACACCTGGTACCAGACGCACAACTGGGCGAAGCCGTACCCGGGCGAGTCCAAGCTCTACGCCCCGCAGGACGTGCCGGGCGCCTACATCCCGTCGGCGGAGTCCGACGGCTGACGCGAGGCTGATCAGGTCAAGGCCCCTGGCCGGTGCCACCACCGGCCAGGTTCAGTCGTGCTTCCAGCCGGTGAGATGCTGCCAGGTCGCACCCCGGACCGACGTGACGGTTACCAGTTCCGGTACGTAGTGCTCGCACCGCTGGTTGTGGCAGGGGCCCGCGACCCAGACGGGGACGAAGACGCCCATGGTCTTGTGCCGTTCCATCACGGCGTCCACCGGCTGCTCGCACGAGCGGCAGACGTACCGGGGACGGGAGGCCGCTCTTCGCTCGTTGTCGCTGCTCATGGCCACTATTTTAATCCTGCTTTAGGGGGATTTGGGAGTCCTTTGACGGGGGGCGCATCATGCTGAGCGCGATGGAGACGGCCAGGACCGTGGCGATGACGGCGAGGCTGATCGGGGAGGGGATCTCGGGCACGTCGGAGCTGATGATCTTGTGGGACGCCTGGAGGATGAGCTTGACGCCGATGAACGCGAGGATCAGCGCGAGGCCCTTGCTGAGGTAGTGGAAGCGGTCCAGCAGGCCGGCGAGCATGAAGTACAGGGCGCGCAGGCCCAGGATGGCGAAGGCGTTGCTGGTGTAGACGATGAAGGCGTCACTGCTGACGGCCAGCACCGCGGGCACGCTGTCGACGGCGAAGACGAGGTCGGCGGCCTCGATCGCGGCGACCACGGCGAGCAGCGGGGTGGCGACGCGCCGGCCGGCCTCCCGTACGAAGAAGTGGGTGCCGGCGTACTCGTCCCGTACGGGGACGACCCTGCGCAGCAGGCGTACGGCGACGCTCTTGCCGGGGTCGAAGCTGTCGTCCTCCTCCTTGAGGATCTTGTACGTGCTCC
This genomic stretch from Streptomyces sp. Go-475 harbors:
- a CDS encoding ABC transporter permease; translation: MTEPLPPPPVQVTPRIPVTRCYRFELVKLVAHWRIRLLLLACWVAPGLFVAGVSEQSTLPSDTLFGRWMHATGWAGPLVTLGFAGTWALPLLTSVVAGDVFASEDRLGTWRHLLVAVRSPRRIFAAKALASLTVILLLVAGLACSSTVGGVLAVGNQPLVGLDGHLLPPADAAEKVLLAWACVLAPTLALAGIGLLGSVALGRSPVGLLLPAVVALAMQLAQMMPLPVAVRLSLPGSAFLSWNGLFTSPAQLAPLLTGIAVSLVWAVTATALAYLLFLRRDFTNPTDDGSARRAVVAGALPLVGLIAVTTVVVTATTTATGSGITQDKVQRSLATAFAHLYRMQTAQLNRPAVTEARLQATAACDKGSDRVAAEGPGNDWRCVVSWHLPGVEAAGSAVYQLDVTPDGRFVADGDGPKEVNGYFLVRTPTGDAPNPLWQFDGDVELLSPSKG
- a CDS encoding alkaline phosphatase family protein, yielding MQVTRRRRRAGNGSSGVPGRRIGRRTMVTAGITAVAVAAAGTAFAQTHQFGTQRVGQITGQGQVLPSDQYIAPYGDRLVVNDGKIMSSSVSPDGTHLAASVTDGGSALAIVDLKSWKVQQLVGSSASSTPRISGDDVGQEGPTYSPDGKQLWLGQTDGYTRFTVQPDGSVASPTFIGIPADGAKHALVGEAVFSRDGSTVYSAVNGQNRVVALDAATGAIERSWAVGNAPRDMVEVGDRLYVSNEGGRPARPGDTTANSYGTQVPASPVTAATTTGTVSVIDLAKPDAPVGSIPVGLHPTALYARKGALFVTDTAGNDVSVIDTARDKVVQTIATQPWPQASVGYEPDAVTLTDDGHLLVTLGRANAVAVYRYTTPQEPVSYVGLLPTDYFPAEITTVGKQVVVSNTRGVDARRPTDSAGHGTHDTTSSVQHFTLPDDSVIRSETAKVFRQNGWTAGSVARSRGRSTAKPVPVPLRLGDPSTIKHVFLLVKENRTYDQVLGDMPQGNGDPALTEFGENVTPNQHALARQFGLYDNTYDIGTNSAEGHNWLMQADDPEYTESSAGEYARSYDTEDDALGHQRSGFLWTGAQAAGKSVRDFGEFQQFLTKPADASWQNLYCDAKAMDATGRGTAYALDSSSPIPSLNSVSVHGFPKFDTSVPDLYRYEIWKQDFEKHGPADLNMFWLSSDHTGGPASAAAQVADNDLATGRIVDEISHSTYWKDSAIFVVEDDSQAGLDHVDGHRAPIQIISPWARHGTVDSHYYSQITVIRTIEQILGIQPMNQKDSAATPMRGAFTRHADYTPFRALPNRTSLTDGLKTPPSCGADTPAPQDPGAAPVPAAKVPAGERSLAAQWDTWKSKQRLTGPNAVPDFANPAQMNHYTWYQTHNWAKPYPGESKLYAPQDVPGAYIPSAESDG
- a CDS encoding TerC family protein, whose product is MHDVPLWLWLVFVATVLVSLAVDLLAHRQAHVIGFREAAAWSGVWVGLAILFGAVVFLVVGPTAGVEYTTAWLLEKSLSVDNLFVFALIFGYFRVPRAYQHRVLFLGVLGALVFRGLFLAAGVAVVSRFTAVLFVFAAILFWSTYKILKEEDDSFDPGKSVAVRLLRRVVPVRDEYAGTHFFVREAGRRVATPLLAVVAAIEAADLVFAVDSVPAVLAVSSDAFIVYTSNAFAILGLRALYFMLAGLLDRFHYLSKGLALILAFIGVKLILQASHKIISSDVPEIPSPISLAVIATVLAVSIALSMMRPPSKDSQIPLKQD